The genome window AGGATTATAAGCGTAAATGACGAGGTTCATATCAACCTATTTGGCTACGCGCAAGAAAGAGGGGCAGACAGGCATTTAAACTTATGTAGATTGTTATGACTTTCGTCAATTGCACGCCGTCTTCTTTCAGACCTATACTGAAAACAAAAGAAGGAGATGAAATGTCCGAACCTCGCAAGAAAATCGCCCTGCCCTATCTCTTCGAAAAGGTAAAAAAAGGCGAGCCGATCACCTGGCTGACCTGCTACGATTACCCGACCGCCTATTTGCAGGAACAGGCGGGCATCGAGATGATTCTGGTCGGCGACAGCCTCGGCATGACCATGCTCGGCTACGACTCCACCCTGCCCGTCAAAATGGACGACATGATCCGCCACACGCAAGCCGTCCGCCGCGGCGCGCCCACCGCCTTCCTCGTCGGCGACATGCCCTATATGACCTATCAGACTTCCGTGCAGGACGCCATCCGTAACGCTGGCAGGTTCATGTCTGAGGCGGGTTGCGACGCCATTAAACTGGAGGGCGGCGTGGCCATGGCGGACCGCATGAAAGGGATCGTGGACGCGGGCATCCCTGCCATCGGTCACCTTGGTTTGACGCCTCAATCTGTCTCCGCCCTAGGCGGATTCCGGTTGCAAGGAAAATCCGCCTCGCTAGCAAAAAAGATCATGGACGACGCCAAAGCCCTAGAGCAGGCGGGTGCCTTCTGCATCCTACTCGAACTCGTCCCCGACCGTCTTTGCCAATTGATCACCGAGCTTGCCGAGAACTGCATCATCATGGGGCTCGGTTCAGGCCCGCATGCGCACGGCCAGCTGCTCATCTATCACGATATGTTTGGGTTGTACCCCAAGTTCAAGCCAAAGATGGCAAAGGTCTATGGCAATGCAGGCGAGGTCATCCTCAATGGGCTGAAGGCGTATCATGATGAGGTCATTGCCCAAAAATTCCCGCAAGCAGAAAACTGGTTTGGCATGCCGGATGAGGAATTTGAAGAATTAAAGGGAATGCTCCACCAAATCAAGTCTTGAGCAGACCCAGAGGAGAAATCATGAACGAACTGCAAAAGTTGCTTAAAATCTCACCCGACAAACTCAAAGCCTTCAACTCCGTTCTGCTTGACCCTGATTCGCAGGTCATGAAGGATTTCTTCGCCGTGGTCGCAAAGTACGGCACACCGCAGGAGATCAACCGCAAGCACCGCACCGCGCGTAAAATGGAAAACCTTTTCAAGCTGGTTGAAGAGAAAAACCCCGACGCACTTCAGGATTTGAAATGGCTGATCGAACAGCGCGACCGGAGCGCCTTCATTTCGGTGGCTGAATACCGGCGCAATACATTGGGTGCCGCCGCGGACACAATGAAGTTCAAGGATAAATATGCGGTCACACTCGAAGTCTCCGCCCTGCAATACTTCCCGTGGGTGCGCATCATGGCGGAACAAGCCATTGCCAATAAAACGCTTGTTCCCGGACGTTTCATCGCTGTCCGCAAGATGAAGGAATCGGAGGCCGATGGCGACCTGCCTGCCATTGTTGCCGCCATGGATATCATCGGTGCGTCCTTTGTCGAAACGCTGGACACAAAAGGTACAGACGGATCCAACCCACATCTCGGCGGCCCGGCCACCATCACCGGCTACTTCGGCGGCATTGGTCAGCCCAATGAACATGCGCTCATGTGGCTCGACGAGTTTCTGTACTATTACACAAACTACGGCGTCCAGCATGTGCTGAACTTCAATGCCGGCACTATCCTGCTCGGCTTCCTGCTCCACCGTATTGGCGTTAATATTCAGTTTAAGATCTCGGTCTTCTTCGGTTCGGACAACCCATATCACGCGTTGTGGATCATGACCATGGCCAAACTGTTCAGCCGTGATGATGGGACGAGTCCGCTGATCGGCTTCAACTGGTCGAACTCGATCAACAACCAGACCATGGAATTGACAGCCGAATTCCGCAAAGCCCTTGGCTTTGAAAAGGTTGTCCGCTTCGAGCACCACATCACCGAGACGTGGAAGAGCATCGTCATCCAACCGTATAACCGCCGTGATGAACTGGTGCAGATCGCCGGCCATGTGGCGAACATTGCCGCCAAGCACGAAGGCGGAGACCCTGAAGTGGAGCAAACCCTTGAACACCCGTCCGATATCCTTGACTACTTCCGTGAGAAGAAGGAAGTCATCGAAAGCGGCGATTGGGGTCACCTGCAACGCAACTTCATGGAAAAAGTGCGTGCAACGAATCACTCCGCCAGCGATCTGACTCGGGCGGGGTTGAGCTTCATCGCGGCCAATAATCTTCACAAGTAAGTACGCAAATAAAATAACAAGCCCGACGCAGTGCTTGTCGGGCTTGTTTGCTTTTCAATCTGTAGAGTCAAACCATTACAAACGTGGCGCTTTCCATTTCCGGATGACCTCATCGAAGGAGGACCGATCTTCTTCCCGTGTCACTCCAGCTGGCACTCATACCGGTATCGTAAAGAAGAACGAACTCCCGCGATCTTCCACACTCTCGAACCAGGTCTCGCCGTCGTGCAGGTCAATGATATGCTCGACGATCTTCAACCCGATGCCAAATCCAAGGCGCGGGTCGTCCTTGTCGTCCAGAATCGTCTCGAATGGCTCGAAAACCAGTTCCTGTTTTTCCTCAGGGATTCCTGCCCCCGTGTCGCTGACCTCGAACAGAATATTTTGCGACTCCCGTGTCACACGGATGGTGATCGTGCCGCCCTCGGTGAATTTGACCGCATTATGGATGTAATGCAACAACGCCTGCGAGAGCCGTTCTGCATCCGCCTCGATGGACGGCAGGTTCCCTGCAATCTCATCCTCCAAACGCAAGCCAGGCTTGCTGTCCGTCAACCGGCCGGCAATGGTCAACACGCCATCCAT of Anaerolineales bacterium contains these proteins:
- the panB gene encoding 3-methyl-2-oxobutanoate hydroxymethyltransferase: MSEPRKKIALPYLFEKVKKGEPITWLTCYDYPTAYLQEQAGIEMILVGDSLGMTMLGYDSTLPVKMDDMIRHTQAVRRGAPTAFLVGDMPYMTYQTSVQDAIRNAGRFMSEAGCDAIKLEGGVAMADRMKGIVDAGIPAIGHLGLTPQSVSALGGFRLQGKSASLAKKIMDDAKALEQAGAFCILLELVPDRLCQLITELAENCIIMGLGSGPHAHGQLLIYHDMFGLYPKFKPKMAKVYGNAGEVILNGLKAYHDEVIAQKFPQAENWFGMPDEEFEELKGMLHQIKS
- a CDS encoding HAMP domain-containing sensor histidine kinase is translated as MSTYFRDGLGDIRKNVNELYRIEELEGYDSPIEHILAALMPMVVQVNDFHDYAQAVTGRMELNLEEVDIYAVMDGVLTIAGRLTDSKPGLRLEDEIAGNLPSIEADAERLSQALLHYIHNAVKFTEGGTITIRVTRESQNILFEVSDTGAGIPEEKQELVFEPFETILDDKDDPRLGFGIGLKIVEHIIDLHDGETWFESVEDRGSSFFFTIPV